GGAACGCTTGTCGCTGGCGGCAATGATGCAGGCGGAAATGTTGGCACGATTCAGGTTGCAAGTGGCTTTGCCGTTGGCTCCGACGAAATCTGGACGAACACAAGCATGCAGATCCGCCGGGTGTCTGGCGCCTCTGGCAGCATTTGGATTTGGACCGACGGCTTCACCTTCCCATGCAAGAGGATTGCTTAATGCCCTATGTGATGCGAAATGTTGACGGCGATATCTGTGGCCTTTTCGAGCAACTTCAGGAAGGTTTTGCAGTAGAATTGCTGGCCAATGACGATCAGGCTGTCGTTGAGTACCTGAACAAGCCGCTGCCGGTCTCCTCCGTCTCGGCGCGACAGTTTCGAGTGATGCTTCGCCGCGCCGGCCTGCTTGATCAGGTCAAGGCATGGGTGGCAATGCAGGACGGCGAAACTCAGGATGCGTTCGAATACAGCGGCACATTCATGAAGGAGAGCCCCATGATGGTGGCCGGCTTCGCTGCAATGGGCGTCACGCCGCAGCAGATCGACGAGTTTTTCGTTGCAGCGTCGCAGTTATGATCTGGCCGATCGTTCGATATCTCGCCTATCTTCCCGCGAACCTTGCGTTCGTTGGCTTTGCTTACGTCCTGTCACCATTCCTGGCCGCATGGTCAATGAAGCACGGCCCGGTTCTTCCCGGCCGCTGGCGGTGGTTCTCGACGCTGAACGCCGATCTGGATGGCTACATCCCGCAGCGTGTCGCAGGCTTCGATCCTGCCGCCAAGGGTTTCAAACTCTGGTGGCAGCGGACCCGCTGGACATGGAGAAACCCATGCAATGGCTGGCAATCCGAAGCGCTAGGCGTCGAGGACATCGCCTCTGCCTTCACCGTCAAGCGTGATCTACCGCTGCCGTTCGGCTTCTATCTTAAGCTCTGGCTTGGCTGGAACCCGGAGAAGCGGGGCGGCAACTACTTCCCTTACATGCTGCAGTGCGGCCTCAAACGCCGCTGATCACTCCATACACCCTAGCATTTCACATAAACCGTGTAGATCCGG
The nucleotide sequence above comes from Rhizobium indicum. Encoded proteins:
- a CDS encoding DUF7338 family protein, whose translation is MIWPIVRYLAYLPANLAFVGFAYVLSPFLAAWSMKHGPVLPGRWRWFSTLNADLDGYIPQRVAGFDPAAKGFKLWWQRTRWTWRNPCNGWQSEALGVEDIASAFTVKRDLPLPFGFYLKLWLGWNPEKRGGNYFPYMLQCGLKRR